In one window of Erinaceus europaeus chromosome 17, mEriEur2.1, whole genome shotgun sequence DNA:
- the CAT gene encoding catalase: MADKRDPASDQMKLWKEQRSAQKPDVLTTGAGNPIGDKLNVMTVGPKGPLLVQDVVFTDEMAHFDRERIPERVVHAKGAGAFGYFEVTHDITRYSKAKVFEHVGKRTPIAVRFSTVAGESGSADTVRDPRGFAVKFYTEDGNWDLVGNNTPIFFIRDAMLFPSFIHSQKRNPQTHLKDPDMVWDFWSLRPESLHQVSFLFSDRGIPDGHRHMNGYGSHTFKLVNASGEAVYCKFHYKTDQGIKNLPVEEAARLSQEDPDYGLRDLYNAIATGNYPSWTFYIQVMTFSQAENFPFNPFDLTKVWPHSDYPLIPVGKLVLNRNPVNYFAEVEQIAFDPSNMPPGIEPSPDKMLQGRLFAYPDTHRHRLGPNYLQIPVNCPYRARPANYQRDGPMCMFDNQGGAPNYYPNSFSAPEQLHSALEHGSRYSVDVQRFNSANDDNVSQVRTFYTKVLNEEQRKRLCENIAGHLKDAQLFIQKKAVKNFSDVHPDYGACIQSLLDIYNAKKSQGAIHTYTQHGTHLAAKEKANL, encoded by the exons AAACCTGATGTCCTGACCACAGGGGCTGGTAATCCCATAGGAGACAAACTTAATGTTATGACAGTAGGGCCGAAAGGACCCCTTCTTGTTCAGGATGTGGTTTTCACTGATGAAATGGCTCACTTCGACCGTGAGAGAATTCCTGAGAGAGTGGTGCATGCAAAGGGAGCAG GAGCCTTTGGCTACTTTGAGGTCACACATGACATTACCAGATACTCCAAAGCCAAGGTGTTTGAGCATGTTGGAAAGAGGACTCCCATTGCAGTTCGATTCTCTACTGTCG CTGGAGAGTCAGGCTCAGCTGATACTGTTCGTGACCCTCGTGGGTTTGCAGTGAAGTTTTACACCGAAGATGGGAACTGGGATCTTGTTGGAAACAACACACCCATTTTCTTCATCAGGGATGCCATGTTG tttccaTCCTTTATCCACAGCCAGAAGAGAAACCCTCAGACCCACCTGAAGGACCCAGATATGGTctgggacttctggagcctcCGCCCCGAGTCTCTGCATCAG GTTTCCTTCTTGTTCAGCGATCGAGGAATTCCAGATGGACACAGGCACATGAATGGATATGGATCTCATACCTTCAAGCTGGTTAATGCTAGTGGAGAGGCAGTTTACTGCAAGTTCCATTATAAG aCTGACCAGGGCATCAAAAACCTTCCTGTTGAAGAAGCAGCAAGACTTTCCCAGGAAGATCCTGACTATGGCCTCCGAGATCTTTATAATGCTATTGCCACGGGAAACTACCCCTCCTGGACTTTTTACATCCAGGTTATGACATTCAGTCAGGCAGAAAATTTTCCATTTAATCCATTTGATCTTACCAAG gtttggcCTCACAGTGATTACCCTCTTATCCCAGTTGGTAAACTGGTCTTAAACCGGAATCCAGTTAATTACTTTGCTGAAGTTGAACAGATTGCCTTTGACCCAAGCAACATGCCTCCTGGCATTGAGCCCAGCCCTGATAAGATGCTTCAG GGCCGCCTTTTTGCCTATCCTGACACTCACCGCCACCGCCTGGGACCCAACTATCTTCAGATACCTGTGAACTGTCCCTACCGTGCCCGACCAGCCAACTACCAGCGTGATGGTCCTATGTGCATGTTCGACAATCAGG GTGGTGCACCAAACTATTACCCCAACAGCTTTAGCGCACCTGAACAACTGCATTCTGCCCTAGAACATGGCTCCAGATATTCTGTAGATGTGCAGCGTTTCAACAGTGCCAATGATGATAACGTCTCCCAG GTGCGAACTTTCTATACTAAAGTACTGAATGAAGAGCAGAGAAAACGTCTCTGTGAGAACATTGCTGGCCATCTGAAAGACGCACAACTTTTCATCCAGAAGAAAGCG GTCAAGAACTTCAGCGATGTCCATCCTGACTATGGGGCCTGCATTCAGTCTCTTTTGGACATATACAATGCTAAGAAGTCTCAG GGTGCAATTCATACCTACACACAGCATGGGACTCATCTGGCTGCAAAGGAGAAAGCAAATCTGTGA